A region from the Benincasa hispida cultivar B227 chromosome 8, ASM972705v1, whole genome shotgun sequence genome encodes:
- the LOC120082737 gene encoding zinc finger protein CONSTANS-LIKE 16 isoform X1 — protein MEEREMGFSWLVKSPKKEDEQQVPNSIWEDDFKAFFELTDEENPPRPPLQQPDYHFHDGAFMENKNKISLNLNLNYEEVLEAWSDRGSLWAAAASSLTDDATHDPYMGEVPRMEEERTRRVLRYKEKRHTRLFSKKIRYQVRKLNAEKRPRIKQLYLTSTGLERQAARDSKVATITEHGERPFIRRIPLVTYKRSNKNTCMQQKFQVHQGNAFKKGKF, from the exons atggaagagagagaaatggGTTTTAGTTGGTTAGTGAAGAGCCCaaagaaagaagatgaacaacAAGTTCCTAATTCCATTTGGGAAGACGATTTTAAAGCCTTTTTTGAGCTCACCGATGAAGAAAACCCACCGCGGCCGCCGCTGCAGCAGCCGGATTATCATTTCCACGACGGCGCCTTTATggaaaacaagaacaagattTCTTTGAACTTAAATCTTAACTACGAAGAGGTTTTGGAAGCATGGTCCGACCGTGGATCTCTCTGGGCCGCCGCCGCGTCTTCTCTTACCGACGATGCAACTCACGACCCCTAT atgggAGAGGTTCCAAGAATGGAGGAAGAAAGAACAAGAAGGGTGCTGAGGTACAAGGAAAAGCGTCACACCAGATTATTCTCCAAGAAGATAAGATACCAAGTTCGTAAGCTCAATGCTGAGAAAAGGCCCAGAATAAAG CAATTATATCTAACTAGCACTGGGTTGGAACGTCAAGCGGCTCGAGATTCAAAGGTTGCCACTATAACCGAACATGGGGAAAGACCATTTATACGAAGAATTCCATTAGTTACGTATAAACGTTCTAACAAAAATACTTGTATGCAGCAAAAATTCCAGGTTCACCAGGGAAATGCATTTAAAAAGGGCAAATTTTAG
- the LOC120082737 gene encoding zinc finger protein CONSTANS-LIKE 7 isoform X2: MEEREMGFSWLVKSPKKEDEQQVPNSIWEDDFKAFFELTDEENPPRPPLQQPDYHFHDGAFMENKNKISLNLNLNYEEVLEAWSDRGSLWAAAASSLTDDATHDPYMGEVPRMEEERTRRVLRYKEKRHTRLFSKKIRYQVRKLNAEKRPRIKNFFCGFHCRGPLQTKTQQLAIKDTL, encoded by the exons atggaagagagagaaatggGTTTTAGTTGGTTAGTGAAGAGCCCaaagaaagaagatgaacaacAAGTTCCTAATTCCATTTGGGAAGACGATTTTAAAGCCTTTTTTGAGCTCACCGATGAAGAAAACCCACCGCGGCCGCCGCTGCAGCAGCCGGATTATCATTTCCACGACGGCGCCTTTATggaaaacaagaacaagattTCTTTGAACTTAAATCTTAACTACGAAGAGGTTTTGGAAGCATGGTCCGACCGTGGATCTCTCTGGGCCGCCGCCGCGTCTTCTCTTACCGACGATGCAACTCACGACCCCTAT atgggAGAGGTTCCAAGAATGGAGGAAGAAAGAACAAGAAGGGTGCTGAGGTACAAGGAAAAGCGTCACACCAGATTATTCTCCAAGAAGATAAGATACCAAGTTCGTAAGCTCAATGCTGAGAAAAGGCCCAGAATAAAG AACTTTTTCTGTGGATTTCATTGTCGTGGGCCTCTCCAAACCAAAACACAGCAACTTGCCATTAAAGATACACTCTGA
- the LOC120082737 gene encoding zinc finger protein CONSTANS-LIKE 7 isoform X3, whose translation MEEREMGFSWLVKSPKKEDEQQVPNSIWEDDFKAFFELTDEENPPRPPLQQPDYHFHDGAFMENKNKISLNLNLNYEEVLEAWSDRGSLWAAAASSLTDDATHDPYMGEVPRMEEERTRRVLRYKEKRHTRLFSKKIRYQVRKLNAEKRPRIKGRFVKTVE comes from the exons atggaagagagagaaatggGTTTTAGTTGGTTAGTGAAGAGCCCaaagaaagaagatgaacaacAAGTTCCTAATTCCATTTGGGAAGACGATTTTAAAGCCTTTTTTGAGCTCACCGATGAAGAAAACCCACCGCGGCCGCCGCTGCAGCAGCCGGATTATCATTTCCACGACGGCGCCTTTATggaaaacaagaacaagattTCTTTGAACTTAAATCTTAACTACGAAGAGGTTTTGGAAGCATGGTCCGACCGTGGATCTCTCTGGGCCGCCGCCGCGTCTTCTCTTACCGACGATGCAACTCACGACCCCTAT atgggAGAGGTTCCAAGAATGGAGGAAGAAAGAACAAGAAGGGTGCTGAGGTACAAGGAAAAGCGTCACACCAGATTATTCTCCAAGAAGATAAGATACCAAGTTCGTAAGCTCAATGCTGAGAAAAGGCCCAGAATAAAG GGGCGTTTTGTGAAGACTGTTGAatga
- the LOC120083935 gene encoding uncharacterized protein LOC120083935 has protein sequence MSNNNCMLIFHNLITRKMGIGAMFDVPDEENSASVGLDGDCNGKRSKHVWSKVEDAKFVEALLYLVDTGWRSDNGTFRLEYLQHLERIHHEKVLGCALNQNTIECKVRSLKKQCNAVSEMLSQSGFDWNEEFKCVQVEREIFDPWVRSHPNAKGMWNKPFPHYDDLSTVFGKYKAVGQSSEDPYVMTTNAFREFEDEIRLGSQDCHTPESTHMGRLASWQKEKYELEFGRRKEVVNAIYNIDGLDEDDQVTLIDLLVTDIQKTNCFLAVPEHARKRYCLRLLGRNM, from the exons ATGTCGAACAATAACTGCATGTTGATTTTTCACAACTTGATCACAAGGAAGATGGGAATCGGTGCAATGTTTGACGTGCCCGATGAGGAGAATTCTGCATCAGTTGGTCTTGATGGGGATT GTAATGGTAAGAGGTCTAAACACGTATGGTCGAAGGTGGAGGACGCTAAGTTTGTGGAAGCTCTATTGTATTTGGTGGATACCGGTTGGAGGTCCGACAATGGGACGTTTCGACTAGAATACCTACAACACTTGGAGCGAATTCATCATGAGAAAGTGCTCGGGTGCGCACTGAATCAGAACACCATTGAGTGCAAGGTGAGGAGTCTGAAGAAACAATGCAACGCAGTATCAGAGATGTTAAGTCAGTCGGGGTTCGACTGGAACGAGGAGTTCAAATGTGTCCAGGTCGAGAGGGAGATTTTCGATCCTTGGGTTCGA AGTCATCCCAATGCGAAGGGGATGTGGAACAAGCCATTCCCACATTACGATGACCTGTCCACCGTATTTGGGAAATACAAAGCAGTAGGGCAATCAAGTGAGGACCCATATGTGATGACGACGAATGCATTCagagagtttgaagatgagattCGACTTGGATCACAGGACTGTCACACACCTGAG AGCACACACATGGGTAGACTTGCATCATGGCAAAAGGAGAAGTATGAGCTGGAGTTCGGGCGTCGGAAGGAAGTAGTAAATGCCATATACAACATTGATGGCCTGGATGAGGATGATCAGGTCACCCTTATTGACCTCCTTGTCACAGACATTCAGAAGACAAATTGCTTCCTTGCAGTACCAGAACACGCACGGAAGAGGTACTGCCTCCGTCTACTAGGAAGAAACATGTAG
- the LOC120083936 gene encoding protein ALP1-like, whose product MGSSSSFCQGGKGYYYLCDAGYPNAEGFLAPYRGERYHLSDWRGARNAPTTATKFFNMKHSSTRNVIEQAFGLLKGRWAILKGKPFYPIQVQCRTITTCCLIHNLITREMGIGAMLNVPDEENSASIGLDGDHIEFVESSEE is encoded by the exons ATGGGGAGTTCGTCTTCGTTTTGCCAAGGTGGGAAAG GATACTATTACCTATGTGATGCTGGATACCCCAACGCTGAAGGATTCTTGGCGCCATACAGAGGGGAACGATACCATCTCTCCGATTGGCGTGGAGCAAGAAACGCACCGACAACTGCAacaaaatttttcaacatgaaacATTCTTCAACAAGGAACGTTATCGAGCAAGCGTTTGGGTTGCTAAAGGGGCGGTGGGCTATTCTTAAGGGAAAACCATTCTACCCAATACAAGTCCAATGTCGAACAATAACTACATGTTGCCTTATTCACAACTTGATCACAAGGGAGATGGGAATCGGTGCAATGCTTAACGTGCCCGATGAGGAGAATTCTGCATCAATTGGTCTTGATGGGGATCATATTGAATTTGTTGAATCATCGGAGGAATGA